In methanogenic archaeon ISO4-H5, the following are encoded in one genomic region:
- a CDS encoding methyl-coenzyme M reductase gamma subunit McrG gives MAKYKRQFFPGTTTPAKNRRRYLDPKVKLKQLRDVPMDDVVRIMGHRAPGEAYKSIHPPITEANEPECPIRKLVTPIEGAAAGDRVRYIQFTDSVYFAPISPYQRAWMYLSRYRGVDTGTLSGRQIIEMRERNLEQVAKELIDNETFDPALTGIRGATVHGHSCRLDEHGLMFDGWQRYLWDDKKKEVMYVKDQVALPLDKKIYVGKPASMSDLKKRTTIFRADGVDMRDDKEVTDFYLRIHKLRTLGGFRPFDVKGE, from the coding sequence CTGGATCCCAAAGTGAAGCTCAAACAGCTTCGTGACGTCCCCATGGACGATGTTGTAAGGATTATGGGACACAGGGCCCCTGGAGAGGCTTACAAGAGCATCCACCCCCCGATCACCGAGGCCAACGAGCCCGAGTGCCCCATCAGGAAACTCGTCACCCCCATCGAGGGAGCCGCCGCTGGAGACCGTGTCAGGTACATCCAGTTCACCGACTCCGTCTACTTCGCACCCATCTCTCCCTACCAGAGGGCATGGATGTACCTTTCCAGGTACAGGGGAGTCGACACCGGAACCCTTTCCGGAAGGCAGATCATCGAGATGCGTGAGAGGAACCTCGAGCAGGTTGCAAAAGAGCTTATCGACAACGAGACCTTCGACCCCGCCCTTACCGGTATCAGGGGAGCAACCGTTCACGGACACTCCTGCCGTCTCGACGAGCACGGACTTATGTTCGACGGCTGGCAGAGGTACCTCTGGGACGACAAGAAGAAAGAAGTTATGTATGTGAAAGACCAGGTTGCGCTGCCTCTCGACAAGAAGATCTATGTCGGAAAGCCCGCATCCATGTCCGACCTCAAGAAGAGGACCACCATCTTCAGAGCAGATGGCGTCGACATGAGGGACGACAAAGAAGTGACCGACTTCTACCTCAGGATTCACAAACTCAGGACCCTCGGCGGATTCAGGCCCTTCGATGTAAAAGGTGAGTGA
- a CDS encoding methyl-coenzyme M reductase alpha subunit McrA translates to MAAKDQKLFLEACKKKFKEEPTQMDTKYYCYGGWKQSKRKVELQATAAEIAKKRGFPMMNEDIGVPLGQRSWMPYQLSHTDIFVEPDDLHCINNPAIQQAWDDIRRTVLVGLDFPHQTIEKRLGKEVTPETISNYLEVVNHTMPGGAVVQEHMAECNPALVADSYVKVFSGNDDLIDEIDPRFVIDINKNFPKEQAAQLKKAIGNTFMQAVRVPTMVGRLMDGGTVSRHAAMQISMAFISAYKLAAGEAAIADFAYSAKHQSITMGSMMPARRVRGPNEPGGITFGFLDDMVQSDRVYPDDPGRAALETVALAAGIYDQVYLGGYMSGGVGFTQYATAAYTDNILEDYVYHGIDTIKDRYGGFCGVKPDDYKKQLKLADEISSYALEMYERYPAVMEIHFGGSQRATVTAASTGIITAMATGVADNGLNAWYQSMLQHKERTGRLGFYGFDLQDQCGSANSYAYRSDEGLPMELRGPNYPNYAMNVGHLSGYAGIPKAAHLARGDAFVANPMIKVAFSDKDLVFDFANVTKEFGRGGLREFVPAGERTAVIKG, encoded by the coding sequence ATGGCTGCAAAAGATCAGAAACTTTTCCTTGAAGCATGCAAGAAGAAGTTCAAGGAAGAACCCACCCAGATGGACACCAAGTACTACTGCTACGGCGGTTGGAAACAGTCCAAGAGGAAAGTTGAGCTCCAGGCTACCGCCGCGGAGATCGCCAAGAAACGTGGATTCCCCATGATGAACGAGGACATCGGAGTTCCTCTCGGACAGAGGTCCTGGATGCCCTACCAGCTGTCCCACACTGACATCTTCGTAGAGCCCGATGACCTTCACTGCATCAACAACCCTGCAATCCAGCAGGCATGGGACGACATCAGGAGGACTGTCCTCGTCGGACTCGACTTCCCTCACCAGACCATCGAAAAGAGGCTTGGAAAGGAGGTCACCCCCGAGACCATCTCCAACTACCTTGAAGTCGTCAACCACACCATGCCTGGAGGAGCAGTCGTTCAGGAGCACATGGCAGAGTGCAACCCTGCACTCGTTGCAGACTCTTACGTCAAAGTCTTCTCCGGAAACGATGACCTTATTGATGAGATCGACCCCAGGTTCGTTATCGACATCAACAAGAACTTCCCCAAGGAGCAGGCAGCACAGCTGAAGAAAGCAATCGGAAACACTTTCATGCAGGCTGTCCGTGTCCCCACCATGGTCGGAAGGCTCATGGATGGAGGAACCGTCTCCAGGCACGCAGCAATGCAGATTTCCATGGCATTCATCTCCGCCTACAAACTCGCAGCCGGAGAGGCAGCCATCGCTGACTTCGCATACTCCGCAAAGCACCAGTCCATCACCATGGGATCCATGATGCCCGCAAGGCGTGTCAGGGGACCCAACGAGCCCGGAGGAATCACCTTCGGATTCCTCGACGATATGGTCCAGTCCGACCGTGTCTACCCTGACGACCCTGGACGTGCAGCACTCGAGACCGTTGCTCTCGCAGCCGGTATCTACGACCAGGTCTACCTCGGTGGATACATGTCCGGTGGAGTCGGATTCACCCAGTACGCTACCGCAGCATACACCGACAACATCCTTGAGGACTACGTCTACCACGGAATCGACACCATCAAAGACCGCTACGGCGGATTCTGCGGTGTCAAGCCCGACGACTACAAGAAACAGCTCAAGCTCGCCGACGAGATCTCCTCCTACGCACTTGAGATGTACGAGAGGTACCCCGCCGTTATGGAGATCCACTTCGGAGGATCCCAGAGGGCAACCGTTACCGCCGCATCCACCGGTATCATCACCGCTATGGCAACCGGAGTTGCTGACAACGGTCTGAACGCCTGGTACCAGTCCATGCTCCAGCACAAGGAGAGGACCGGAAGGCTCGGATTCTACGGATTCGACCTGCAGGACCAGTGCGGTTCCGCGAACTCCTATGCATACAGGTCCGATGAGGGTCTGCCCATGGAGCTCCGTGGTCCTAACTACCCCAACTACGCAATGAACGTCGGACACCTTTCCGGATACGCAGGTATCCCCAAGGCAGCTCACCTCGCTCGTGGAGACGCATTCGTCGCCAACCCCATGATCAAGGTCGCATTCTCCGACAAGGACCTCGTCTTCGACTTCGCTAACGTTACCAAAGAGTTCGGACGCGGAGGACTCAGGGAGTTCGTCCCTGCCGGAGAGAGGACCGCAGTCATCAAGGGATGA